The Aeromicrobium tamlense nucleotide sequence GGCGCCACGGTCCCGGGCCGGGGCCTGTTCGTCCTGGACTCCCAGTACGGCGACCCCGGCGCGTACGAGCCGTGGCTCGAGGCCACCCGGCCCATCGTGCGGGGCCTCCTGCAGGCGGTCGCATGACCGCGTTCTTCCCCACGAACCAGGACCTCGACGCGGGGCGCCTGCGGTCGGCGTTCGGGAACTTCCCCACGGGCGTGGTGGCGGTGGCCGCCGAGGTCGACGGTGAGCCCGTCGGCCTCGCGGCCAGCAGCTTCACCAGCGTGAGCCTCGACCCGCCACTCGTCTCCATCAACCTGGCCGCCACGTCGAAGACCTGGCCCGACCTGCGCCGGGCCGAGCGGCTCGGCGTCACGGTGCTGGCCAGCCATCACGGACCCCTGTGCCGGCAGCTCGCGGGCCCGGTGGAGCAGCGCTTCGAGGGGATCGAGTACAGCGTCAGCCCTGAGGGGGCGATCTTCGTCGACGACGGCATGGCCACGTTCGACACGACGATCCACCGGGAGGTGGAGGCCGGTGACCACGTCCTCGTGCTGCTCGAGCTGCACGCCGTCGACCACCGCGTCGACGGGGGACCGCTGCTGTTCCACCGCAGCGCCTTCGGCCGGCTGGCCGTCGCGGAGTAGGTCAGGCCGCGACCGGCTGGTCCTCCTCGGGGCGCAGCGCGACCACGGCGCACAGGATGAGCACCGCCCCGACGAGGCCGGCCGGTCCGAGCCGCTCTCCCAGCACCACCGCGGCGAGCGCGGCGGCCGAGATCGGCTCGACGAGGGTGGCCACCGTGGCGGCCGAGCCCGACGTGGTGCGCAGGCCCGCGTAGAGCAGGCCGTAGGACAGCGCCATCGTGGCGATGCCGAGGTAGGCCAGCAGCGCCAGCGACCCGGGGGACGTGCCGGCCACCGGCTCGCCCGAGGCGACGGCCAGCACGAGGAACGGTGCCAGCAGCACCGCACCCGCACCGGTGGCGCACGTGGTGAGGGCGACGGGCTCGAGACGCGGCGCCAGCACGTGGCCCAGCACCGTGGTGGCGGCGTAGGTGGCGCCCGCGGCGACGGCGAGCACGAGCCCCAGCACGGGACGGTCGGCGGGGGCGGCGGTCCCGTGCCCGGCGGTCGCGCTGATCAGCACGAGACCGGTCAGCGCGGCCGCGAGGACCGCGACGTCGGGCACGCCGGGTCGGGTCCTCGCGCGCAGGTGCTCCCACGTCGCGGCGAGGACGGGAGCCAGTCCGAGGGAGACCACGGTCGCCACGCTGACGCCGACCATGAGCACCGAGACGAAGTAGAGGCCCTGGTAGATCGCGGTGCCGCAGCCGATGACGATCGCGGTCACGGGGTGCTCACGCAGGACGGTGCGCACCGACCCGAGGCGCCTCGTCAGCACCACGAACGCGACCAGCGCGACCGCCGCGATGAGCATGCGCCACGCGCTGACGGTCATCGCACCGACGCCGTCGCGCTCGTGCAGGACGGTGACGACGAGGCCGCCCGTGCCCCACAGCACGCCCGCCGCGCAGACCTGCAGCAGTCCGAGGCGCGCGTTCACGCGCCCAGACTAGGGTCCGCCCCCTCCGGGTCACGCTGGTGGGCGGTGAGAGGTCAACCCTTCCGCGCACCCTCCGGTCAGCCGTCAACCGAAAGAGGGCCTCGTTCGGTTGACGGCTGACCGCGGTCGGGCGGGAAGGGTTGAGGGCTCACCGCCCTCTCGAGACCTACGTCCGGTCGCGCTCCGCGCCGATGGTGGTGTCCTGGCCGTGGCCGGTGTGCACGACGGTCTCGGGCGGCAGCGTGAACAGCCGCTCGGTGATCGAGGCGCGGATGACGTCGACGTCGCTATACGAGCGACCCGTCGCGCCCGGCCCACCGTGGAACAGGGTGTCGCCGGTGAAGACGCAGCCCAGCTCCTCCGCCAGCAGGCACGTCGCGCCCGGCGCGTGGCCCGGCGTGTGGATCGCGCGCAGCGTGGTGCCGGCGACCGTGATCTCCGTGCCGTCGACGAGATCCTCGTCCCAGGTGGCGTCGGGGTGCGTGAGCTCCCACAGCGGGCGGTCCTCCGGGTTCAACCAGATCGGCGCACCGGTGCGCTCGCGCAGCTCGGGCGCGATGCGGCAGTGGTCGTCGTGCGCGTGCGTCAGCACGATCGCCGTGAGGGTGCGGCGGCCGATCAGGTGCAGGATCGCGTCGACGTCGTGCGGCGCGTCGATCAGGACGCACTCGCTGTCGTCGCCCACGATCCACACGTTGTTGTCGACGTCGAACGTCTCGCCGTCCAGGCTGAAGGTGCCCGAGACGACGCCGTAGTCGAGGCGCGCGCCCATCAGAGCACCACCACCGAGCGCAGGACGTCGCCGTGGTGCATCTTCTCGAACGCGGCCTCCACGTCCTCGATGCCGATCTCCTCGGTGACGAACGCGTCGAGGTCGAGGCGACCCTGGCGGTACAGGTCGATGAGCATCGGGAAGTCGCGGCTGGGCAGGCAGTCGCCGTACCAGCTGGACTTGAGTGCGCCGCCGCGTCCGAAGACGTCGATCAGGGGCAGGTCGGGAACGGTCATGTCGGGCGTCGGGACGCCGACGAGGACCACGGTGCCGGCGAGGTCACGGGCGTAGAAGGCCTGCTTCCAGGTCTCGGGGCGACCGACGGCCTCGATCACGACGTCCGCGCCCTCGGCGCCTTCGTAGGTCTCGGCGCAGATGCGCTTGATCTCCTCGACCGGGTCCACCCTCGACGAGTCGACGGTGTGGGTGGCGCCCATCTTGGTGGCCGCCTCGAGCTTCGCCGGGTCGATGTCCACGGCGATGATCGGGCTGGCTCCGGCCAGGGCCGCACCCGCGACCGCGGCGACGCCGACGCCGCCACAGCCGATGACGGCGGCGGAGCGTCCGCGGGTGAGGGCGCCGGTGTTGATGGCGGCCCCGATGCCGGCCATGACGCCGCAGCCCAGCAGGCCGGCCGCGGCGGGCCGGGCCTCGGGGTCGACCTTGGTGCACTGACCGGCGGCGACGAGGGTCTTCTCGATGAACGCGCCGATGCCCAGGGCGGGGGAGAGCTCGGTGCCGTCCTCGAGCGTCATCCTCTGCTTGGCGTTGTGCGTGGCGAAGCAGTACTGGAGGTCGCCGCGCTTGCACGCGCGACACTGGCCGCAGACCGCGCGCCAGTTGAGGACCACGAAGTCTCCGGGCGCGACCTCGGTGACGCCCTCGCCGACCGACTCCACGACGCCGGCTGCTTCGTGGCCCAGCAGGAACGGGAACTCGTCGTTGATGCCGCCCTGACGGTAGTGCAGGTCGGTGTGGCAGACGCCGCACGCCTGGATCGTCACCACGGCCTCGCCCGGGCCCGGATCGGGGACGTTGATGGTGACCAGTTCGACCGGCGCGTCCTTCGCGCGGGCGATGACGCCCTTGACCTGCTGCACGGCTGTCTCCTTGCTTCGGGGGTTCACCAGCGAGCCTGCCAGAGTGGCTCGTGAGGCGCGAACGGCCGGTGTGCGCTCAGCGCAGGCGGGCGATGTCCGCGTATTGAGACGGCAGGAGAAAGAACGCACGAATCGAACATATGAGCGATAGGATCGACGCATGCAGTCGGGGGACGCGGAGCTGGTCGAGGTCATGCGCCGCTGCGCGTCCGCGCTCCAGTCGGTGACGTGCTCCGTGTCCGACGAGGCTCGCGCGCTGGCGGCCCTGCGTGACGCCGCCGAGGCGGCCCTCGCCGAGCGGCTCGAGGAGATCGACCGGACGAAGGCCTTCGTCGCCGAGGACGCCTCCAGCACCACCACCTGGGCGCGCCGCGAGCTGCGCCAGGACGCCCGCCGCACGCGCCAGCTGATCCGCGCCGGCGTCACGATGCGCGAGCTGCCGGCGGTGGGCGAGGCCGCCCGCGCCGGGCGGGTCTCGTCCGAGCACGTCGCGCGGTTCTCCTTCGCGCTGGCCCACGTCGACGAGGCCGAGGTCCGCCGTGTCGAGGCGCACCTCGTCGCCGTGGCCGAGCTCCACCCGCCGTCGCGAGTGAAGTCGCTCGTCGACCGACTGCGCTCGGTCGTGCACCCCGAGGAGCTGGACGAGGCCTGGATCGCCGGCGCCGACAAGGCGCACCTCAGCCTGAACCCGCTGCCCGACGGCTGGCACGTCACGGGGTTCCTGCCCATCGAGGTCGGCGCGAAGCTGCAGGCCGTGCTCGACGCCGTCGCGGTGCCGCGCGAGGCCGGCGACCGGCGCACGGCGTCGCAGCGGCGCATCGACGGACTCGATCTGGTGCTCACCCGGGTGCTGGCCGAGGGTCTGCCCACCGACGGCACCGTCCGTCCGCAGGTGCACGTCGTGGTCGACGCCGGCACGCTCCAGCGTGCCCTCGCGCCGGACACCGCCAGCGCGTTCGAGCCGGTCGAGCCCGCGGTCCTGCAGGGCTTCGGCCATGTGGGCCCGAACCTGCTGGCCCACCTCACGTGCGGGGCGGATCTGGTGCCGGTCCTCGTCGACCGGATCGAGGCCAACCGCACGGTCCTCGACGTCGGTCGCCGTCATCGCGACGCCATGCCGAAGCAGCGCCACGCGGTCTGGTTCCAGCAGGCCGGTCGCTGCGCCACCGAGCACTGCCGGAACACCGTCGACCACGTCCACCACCGACGGCGATGGTCCGACGGTGGCCCGACCGACCTCGCGAACCTCGTCGGACTCTGCAGTGCCTGCCACCGTCATGAGCACCGGCACGACGTCGCTCTCGCCCGCGCGGGCTGAGGGCCGACGGTCGTGTCCGATTCCCGCGAGAAGTGTCATGCCGGGTGGGTCAGGATGGAGCCATGGAACCGAGCGACTGCTACCGCGCCGTGAGCGCGCGCGACGCCCGGTTCGACGGCGTCTTCTTCACGGCCGTGCGCACCACGGGCATCTACTGCCGACCCTCGTGCCCGGCCGTCACGCCCCGGCAGGCGAACGTCACGTTCTACCCGTCGGCGGCGGCCGCCGAGCGCTCGGGCTACCGCGCCTGCCGTCGCTGCCGGCCCGACAGCACGCCCGGCTCGCCCGAGTGGAACGTCCGGGCCGACGTCGTGGCGCGGGCCGTCCGGATGATCGGCGACGGCGTCGTCGAGCGCGAGGGGGTCAGCGGCCTGGCCGACCGGCTCGGCTACAGCGAGCGCCAGGTCAACCGGCTCGTCACCACCGAGCTCGGCGCCGGACCTCAGGCGATCGCCCGCAGCAACCGGGCACGCACGGCGCGGATCCTGCTCGAGACCACGACGATGCGCGCCGCCGACGTGGCGTTCGCGGCGGGCTACGGCTCGGTGCGGCAGTTCAACGACTCCATCCGCGAGTCGTTCGACCTCACCCCGCGCGAGCTGCGCGCGCGGTCGCGCCGCTCCAGCCATCCCGGCGCGGGCCGGATCCAGCTGGAGCTGGCGTTGCGGCCGCCGTTCCAGGGAGCCGCGCTCCTCGACTGGTTCGCGCCCCGCGCCATCGAGGGCGTCGAGCGGGTCGACGGTCGTACGTACGCCCGCGTCCTGAACCTCCCGCACGGCGTCGGCGCGGTCGAGCTCACCCTGCACGACGAACGCGTCTCGGCCGAGCTCGAGCTGACCGACCTGCGCGACCTCGCCCCGGCGGTGCAGCGGTGCCGTCGGCTGCTCGACCTCGACGCCGATCCCGCCGCGATCGACGAGGCCCTGTCAGCCGACCCGCTGCTCGCGCGTCTCGTGCAGGAGGCGCCCGGCATGAGACTGCCCGGCCAGGTCGACGGCTTCGAGATGGTGATGCGCGCGATCGTCGGCCAGCAGGTCTCGGTGGCGGGCGCGCGCACGATCCTGGGTCGGGTCGCGCGCTCGCGCGGGACCGAGGTCGACCTCGAGCTCGCCCACCGCCACGGCCTCACCCACGCGTTCGCCACGGCCGAGTCCGTCGCCGAGGCGGCGCCCGAGGAGTTCGCGATGCCGCGTGGCCGTGCCGCCGCGATCCTCGCCGTCGCCCACGCGGTGGCCTCGGGCGACCTCGACCTGCACCCCGGAGCCGACCGCGCGGCCGCGCGCGAGCGGCTGCTCGCGGTCCGGGGGATCGGCCCGTGGACCGCCGACTACGTCAGGATGAGGGCGCTCGGGGACCCCGACGTCCTGCTCGACACCGACCTCGTGCTGCGCCGCGTCCTCGCGCGCGAGGGACTGGACCGGACGCGCACCGAACGGTGGCGACCCTGGCGGTCGTACGCCTCACTGCACCTGTGGAGGGTCGCATGAAGACACGCTGGATGGACTCGCCCATCGGGGGCCTGCGGCTGCACGTCGACGCCGGGCTGCTCACCGCGATCGACTTCGGGGCCGAGCCGCGCGGCGAGCGCGTCGACGACGCACTGCTCGACGCCGCCGAGCACCAGCTGGAGGAGTACTTCGCCGGCGGCCGCCGCGAGTTCGACCTCCCGGTGGCTGCGGACGGCACCGAGTTCCAGAAGAAGGTCTGGGCCTACCTGCGCACGATCCCGTACGGCGAGACCGTCACGTACGGACAGGTCGCGACCGACCTGGGCTACCAGCCCGGCATCTCCCGCGCGGTGGGCGCGGCGAACGGGGCCAACCCGATCCCGATCGTCGTGCCGTGCCACCGCGTCATCGGGTCGAACGGCAAGCTCACCGGCTACGCCGGCGGGCTCGACCGCAAGACCACGCTGCTCGAGCTGGAGCGACCTGGCCTCTTCTGAAGGAGTGGAGCGGCGCCGAGACGTCAGCGGCGCAGGTTCTGCGACAGCCGCTCGGCGGCCGCCACCACGGCGGGCGCGTGCATGCGGCCGGGCTGGCGGGTGAGCCGCTCCAGCGGACCGGAGACCGACACGGCCGCGACGACCTTGCCGCTGGGGGACCGGACCGGCGCCGAGACCGAGCCCACGCCGGGCTCGCGCTCGCCCACGCTCTGCGCCCAGCCGCGCTTGCGCACGGCCGACAGCTCGGCGGCGGAGAACGTGGCCTTCATGAGGCCCTTGTTCATGCGCTCGGGGTCCTCCCACGCGAGCAGCACCTGGGCGGCCGAGCCGCCGGACATCGTCAGCTGGCTGCCGACGGGGATCGAGTCGCGCAGGCCGGTGGGCCGGTCGGCCGCGGAGACGCACACGCGGTGGTCGCCCTGGCGGCGGAACAGCTGGGCCGACTCGCCCGTGATGTCGCGCAGGCGGGCCAGCACGGGGCCGGCGGCGGCGAGCAGGCGGTCCTCGCCGGCAGCGGCGGCCAGCTCGGACAGGCGCGGGCCTAGGATGAACCGACCCTGCATGTCGCGCGCGACGAGCCGGTGGTGCTCCAGGGCGACCGCGAGGCGGTGAGCCGTGGGCCGCGCCAGTCCGGTGGCCGTGACCAGCCCGGCCAGCGTCGCGGGCCCCGGCTCCAGGGCGGCCAGCACGAGGGCGGCTTTGTCGAGAACGCCGACTCCGCTAGAGTTGTCCATGTCTTGATACTGCCGTATCGCATTGTGAGACGCAACCCCCGAAGTGAGAGTGAATCATGGGCAAGACGCTCGCCGAGAAGATCTGGGACGACCACGTCGTCCGTTCCGCGCCGGGTGAACCGGACCTGCTGTTCATCGACCTGCACCTCCTCCACGAGGTCACGAGCCCGCAGGCGTTCGACGGACTCCGCCTCTCCGGACGCGCCGTGCGTCGCCCCGACCTCACCCTCGCCACCGAGGACCACAACATTCCGACGACCGACCTCGACAAGCCGATCGCCGACCCCGTGTCGCGCACGCAGGTCGAGACGCTGCGCCGCAACGCGCAGGAGTTCGGCGTGCGCCTGCACCCGATGGGCGACATCGAGCAGGGCATCGTCCACGTCGTCGGCCCGCAGCTCGGCCTGACGCAGCCCGGCATGACGATCGTGTGCGGCGACTCGCACACCTCCACGCACGGCGCGTTCGGCTCGATCGCCTTCGGCATCGGCACCAGCGAGGTCGAGCACGTGCTCGCCACCCAGTCGCTGTCGCAGGCCAAACCCAAGATGATGGCCGTCGAGGTCGTCGGCGATCTGCCCGCCGGCTCCACCGCCAAGGACCTGATCCTCGCGCTCATCACGCAGGAGACCACCGGCGGCGGCCAGGGATACATCGTCGAGTACCGCGGCGAGGCGATCCGTGCGCTCTCGATGGAGGAGCGCATGACGATCTGCAACATGAGCATCGAGTGGGGCGCGAAGGCCGGCCTCATCGCGCCCGACCAGACCACCTTCGACTACATCGAGGGCCGCCCGCACGCGCCGCAGGGCGCCGACTGGGACGCCGCCGTCGACTACTGGAAGAGCCTGGTCACCGACGAGGACGCCACGTTCGACAAGGTCGTCACGATCGACGCCTCGAAGGTCACCCCGTGGGTCACGTGGGGCACCAACCCGGGCCAGGGCGTGGCGCTGTCCGGCGTCGTCCCGACCCCCGCCGACTTCGCCGACGCCGACGAGCGCGAGGCCGCTCAGAACGCCCTGCGCTACATGGGCCTCGAAGCCGGCACGCCGATGCGCGACATCGCGGTCGACACCGTCTTCGTCGGCTCCTGCACGAACGGCCGCATCAGCGACCTGCGTCGCGCCGCCGACCTCATCAAGGGCAGGAAGGTCGCCGAGGGCACCCGCATGCTCGTCGTCCCCGGCTCGGTGCGCGTGCGCCTGCAGGCCGAGGAGGAGGGCCTCGATGTCGTCTTCAAGGAGGCCGGCGCCGAGTGGCGCGGCGCGGGCTGCTCGATGTGCCTGGGCATGAACCCCGACCAGCTCACGCCGGGCGAGCGCAGCGCCTCGA carries:
- a CDS encoding MBL fold metallo-hydrolase; the protein is MGARLDYGVVSGTFSLDGETFDVDNNVWIVGDDSECVLIDAPHDVDAILHLIGRRTLTAIVLTHAHDDHCRIAPELRERTGAPIWLNPEDRPLWELTHPDATWDEDLVDGTEITVAGTTLRAIHTPGHAPGATCLLAEELGCVFTGDTLFHGGPGATGRSYSDVDVIRASITERLFTLPPETVVHTGHGQDTTIGAERDRT
- a CDS encoding AlkA N-terminal domain-containing protein, with the protein product MEPSDCYRAVSARDARFDGVFFTAVRTTGIYCRPSCPAVTPRQANVTFYPSAAAAERSGYRACRRCRPDSTPGSPEWNVRADVVARAVRMIGDGVVEREGVSGLADRLGYSERQVNRLVTTELGAGPQAIARSNRARTARILLETTTMRAADVAFAAGYGSVRQFNDSIRESFDLTPRELRARSRRSSHPGAGRIQLELALRPPFQGAALLDWFAPRAIEGVERVDGRTYARVLNLPHGVGAVELTLHDERVSAELELTDLRDLAPAVQRCRRLLDLDADPAAIDEALSADPLLARLVQEAPGMRLPGQVDGFEMVMRAIVGQQVSVAGARTILGRVARSRGTEVDLELAHRHGLTHAFATAESVAEAAPEEFAMPRGRAAAILAVAHAVASGDLDLHPGADRAAARERLLAVRGIGPWTADYVRMRALGDPDVLLDTDLVLRRVLAREGLDRTRTERWRPWRSYASLHLWRVA
- a CDS encoding flavin reductase family protein, whose product is MTAFFPTNQDLDAGRLRSAFGNFPTGVVAVAAEVDGEPVGLAASSFTSVSLDPPLVSINLAATSKTWPDLRRAERLGVTVLASHHGPLCRQLAGPVEQRFEGIEYSVSPEGAIFVDDGMATFDTTIHREVEAGDHVLVLLELHAVDHRVDGGPLLFHRSAFGRLAVAE
- a CDS encoding DMT family transporter — encoded protein: MNARLGLLQVCAAGVLWGTGGLVVTVLHERDGVGAMTVSAWRMLIAAVALVAFVVLTRRLGSVRTVLREHPVTAIVIGCGTAIYQGLYFVSVLMVGVSVATVVSLGLAPVLAATWEHLRARTRPGVPDVAVLAAALTGLVLISATAGHGTAAPADRPVLGLVLAVAAGATYAATTVLGHVLAPRLEPVALTTCATGAGAVLLAPFLVLAVASGEPVAGTSPGSLALLAYLGIATMALSYGLLYAGLRTTSGSAATVATLVEPISAAALAAVVLGERLGPAGLVGAVLILCAVVALRPEEDQPVAA
- a CDS encoding IclR family transcriptional regulator, producing the protein MDNSSGVGVLDKAALVLAALEPGPATLAGLVTATGLARPTAHRLAVALEHHRLVARDMQGRFILGPRLSELAAAAGEDRLLAAAGPVLARLRDITGESAQLFRRQGDHRVCVSAADRPTGLRDSIPVGSQLTMSGGSAAQVLLAWEDPERMNKGLMKATFSAAELSAVRKRGWAQSVGEREPGVGSVSAPVRSPSGKVVAAVSVSGPLERLTRQPGRMHAPAVVAAAERLSQNLRR
- the leuC gene encoding 3-isopropylmalate dehydratase large subunit, whose protein sequence is MGKTLAEKIWDDHVVRSAPGEPDLLFIDLHLLHEVTSPQAFDGLRLSGRAVRRPDLTLATEDHNIPTTDLDKPIADPVSRTQVETLRRNAQEFGVRLHPMGDIEQGIVHVVGPQLGLTQPGMTIVCGDSHTSTHGAFGSIAFGIGTSEVEHVLATQSLSQAKPKMMAVEVVGDLPAGSTAKDLILALITQETTGGGQGYIVEYRGEAIRALSMEERMTICNMSIEWGAKAGLIAPDQTTFDYIEGRPHAPQGADWDAAVDYWKSLVTDEDATFDKVVTIDASKVTPWVTWGTNPGQGVALSGVVPTPADFADADEREAAQNALRYMGLEAGTPMRDIAVDTVFVGSCTNGRISDLRRAADLIKGRKVAEGTRMLVVPGSVRVRLQAEEEGLDVVFKEAGAEWRGAGCSMCLGMNPDQLTPGERSASTSNRNFEGRQGKGGRTHLVSPDVAVATAVTGHLASPADL
- a CDS encoding S-(hydroxymethyl)mycothiol dehydrogenase: MQQVKGVIARAKDAPVELVTINVPDPGPGEAVVTIQACGVCHTDLHYRQGGINDEFPFLLGHEAAGVVESVGEGVTEVAPGDFVVLNWRAVCGQCRACKRGDLQYCFATHNAKQRMTLEDGTELSPALGIGAFIEKTLVAAGQCTKVDPEARPAAAGLLGCGVMAGIGAAINTGALTRGRSAAVIGCGGVGVAAVAGAALAGASPIIAVDIDPAKLEAATKMGATHTVDSSRVDPVEEIKRICAETYEGAEGADVVIEAVGRPETWKQAFYARDLAGTVVLVGVPTPDMTVPDLPLIDVFGRGGALKSSWYGDCLPSRDFPMLIDLYRQGRLDLDAFVTEEIGIEDVEAAFEKMHHGDVLRSVVVL
- a CDS encoding methylated-DNA--[protein]-cysteine S-methyltransferase, whose product is MKTRWMDSPIGGLRLHVDAGLLTAIDFGAEPRGERVDDALLDAAEHQLEEYFAGGRREFDLPVAADGTEFQKKVWAYLRTIPYGETVTYGQVATDLGYQPGISRAVGAANGANPIPIVVPCHRVIGSNGKLTGYAGGLDRKTTLLELERPGLF
- a CDS encoding HNH endonuclease, which translates into the protein MQSGDAELVEVMRRCASALQSVTCSVSDEARALAALRDAAEAALAERLEEIDRTKAFVAEDASSTTTWARRELRQDARRTRQLIRAGVTMRELPAVGEAARAGRVSSEHVARFSFALAHVDEAEVRRVEAHLVAVAELHPPSRVKSLVDRLRSVVHPEELDEAWIAGADKAHLSLNPLPDGWHVTGFLPIEVGAKLQAVLDAVAVPREAGDRRTASQRRIDGLDLVLTRVLAEGLPTDGTVRPQVHVVVDAGTLQRALAPDTASAFEPVEPAVLQGFGHVGPNLLAHLTCGADLVPVLVDRIEANRTVLDVGRRHRDAMPKQRHAVWFQQAGRCATEHCRNTVDHVHHRRRWSDGGPTDLANLVGLCSACHRHEHRHDVALARAG